The DNA segment GCAGCGCCGCATGCGCCGGCATCGGCACCGTCGTGGCGCTCGCCTCGCGAAAGTCCAATCGGATCACTTCACCCTCCCGCCCGAAAACCGAGGAAGCCTGATCCAATAAGCCGCACTTGACGCCCACGAATTCGTTCTCGGCCTTTTGACAGAGCTTCGCCAGTTCCATGGGCTCAACGCTCAGCCCGTAAAGGCTCAAGGCGGCCAGTGCCGTCGACACTTCAAAAGCCGCTGAACTCGACAGACCCCATCCGAGCGGCAGGTTGCTGCTTACCTGCATGCGCAAGCCGCCGACGTTTAGCCCGGCGTCACGTAAGACCTTGATGACCCCGAGCGGGTAATCGGCCCAGCCGGAGTCACCCCGCAACGGTTCCGGTCTATCGAGAGATGCCGTGGCTTGGCGTCCGTTCGTTTCGGAACTCACTTCCAGAACGTTCGAGTCGAGCCGTTCGGCCCGCGCGGTGACGCCCAGATCAATGGCCGCCGCCAACACCAACCCTTCATTGTAGTCCGTGTGATTACCCAAGAGCTCCACGCGTCCCGGGGCAAACGCAACGACGGTTTTAGACATGCACTGGTTCCACTTTGGTTATTGAGGAGCAGCC comes from the Verrucomicrobiota bacterium genome and includes:
- the galK gene encoding galactokinase, with protein sequence MSKTVVAFAPGRVELLGNHTDYNEGLVLAAAIDLGVTARAERLDSNVLEVSSETNGRQATASLDRPEPLRGDSGWADYPLGVIKVLRDAGLNVGGLRMQVSSNLPLGWGLSSSAAFEVSTALAALSLYGLSVEPMELAKLCQKAENEFVGVKCGLLDQASSVFGREGEVIRLDFREASATTVPMPAHAALLLVDSGVPHELSGGEYNERSAQCRAAAAALGVRALRDVTSKAVAAAPSLDPVTRARALHITGEIERVQAGVAALEANRLDEFGRLMFESHESSRRNFENSTAFLDSLVEIAASTPGVLGARLTGGGFGGATIWLVEEAQAPAILESVPGAYHRKTGATCKVLLTKPSQGARLLHD